One window of Nicotiana tomentosiformis chromosome 11, ASM39032v3, whole genome shotgun sequence genomic DNA carries:
- the LOC104095905 gene encoding protein CRABS CLAW-like, translating to MSSSSPSSASSCVNLEAADKNSMDLVQSSEHLCYVRCSFCNTVLAVGIPYKRLLDTVTVKCGHCSNLSFLSTRPPLQGQCFDHQSALQHQTFFSDFKKGQSSSSSSSEPSSPKAPFVVKPPEKKHRLPSAYNRFMKDEIQRIKAANPEIPHREAFSAAAKNWARYIPNTPNGTLAESSNNA from the exons ATGTCTTCCTCTTCTCCTAGTTCTGCTAGCTCTTGTGTCAACTTGGAAGCTGCTGATAAAAACTCCATGGATTTGGTTCAATCTTCTGAACATCTTTGTTATGTCCGTTGCAGTTTCTGCAACACTGTTCTTGCG GTTGGAATTCCATACAAGAGGCTGTTGGATACAGTGACAGTGAAATGTGGTCATTGCAGTAACCTTTCCTTTTTAAGCACTAGACCTCCACTCCAAGGCCAATGTTTTGATCACCAAAGCGCTCTTCAG CATCAAACTTTCTTCAGCGATTTCAAGAAGGGCCagtcttcttcttcatcttcaagTGAACCCTCGTCACCAAAGGCACCTTTTGTTGTAAAAC CTCCTGAGAAGAAGCACAGGCTTCCATCTGCCTACAATCGGTTCATGAA GGATGAGATACAACGCATCAAAGCAGCAAATCCAGAGATTCCACACCGAGAGGCTTTCAGTGCAGCAGCTAAAAAT TGGGCTAGGTACATTCCTAATACTCCAAATGGGACCTTGGCTGAGAGCAGCAACAAT GCCTAG
- the LOC104095904 gene encoding squamosa promoter-binding-like protein 6, translating into MDYALEGRGLLFPDNIEMPVGALAKRNIVKDWNFKNPFSNVDRSIFGTIQEITVNTEFPESGIVDILEKCTSSKQWLGGFGAETVDASRSMLSTSVITLDPILGEVELEERFNHMAKRSNDPISLPIGLKLEQSIEHGEVRSSQSSNGISVLPTEKDYSHSPFCQVRDHRKEETIVYREVKSNSSLMENSALSSLEPLLLGKRSRTTNVHSQVPLCQVYGCNKDLSSSKDYHKRHKVCDEHSKFAKVIVNGIEQRFCQQCSRFHLLAEFDEGKRSCRKRLAGHNERRRKPQFDTHWDSRLLDMTSQRTAPFLFPEIRLGSSFCQERFEDHSKHIKMEEKPICISQLAMAVTKKQSPSKSLQHHHGTRKENSSKIHLGATLSVEELSSGQNSACALSLLSAHSQHHLHNLENYCAHLKRDHNPEDFCELSASRSFTSNELYSCEVIGTDRIVQVLDDSQAVSTDDLRERRVRRSNSMNSKHDLSPEDGPTVDLVQLSSHLQRVEQLKNSDQAKQENDIFRCFTTT; encoded by the exons ATGGACTATGCTTTGGAAGGAAGAGGTCTTCTGTTTCCTGATAATATTGAAATGCCAGTTGGTGCACTTGCAAAGAgaaatattgtaaaagattggAATTTTAAAAACCCCTTTTCTAATGTTGATAGAAGCATATTTGGCACTATTCAAGAAATAACTGTAAATACAGAATTCCCGGAATCTGGTATCGTTGATATTTTGGAGAAATGCACCTCCAGCAAACAATGGTTAGGAGGTTTTGGTGCTGAAACAGTTGATGCTTCTAGAAGTATGTTGTCCACTTCTGTAATAACTTTGGACCCAATTTTGGGAGAAGTGGAACTTGAAGAGAGATTTAATCATATGGCTAAAAGGTCTAATGATCCAATATCATTGCCAATTGGATTGAAATTGGAGCAGTCGATTGAGCATGGAGAAGTCAGGAGTAGTCAATCTTCAAATGGAATTTCAGTATTGCCAACGGAAAAAGACTATTCACATTCTCCTTTTTGTCAAGTTCGTGATCATAGGAAGGAGGAGACAATTGTTTATAGAGAAGTCAAGAGTAATTCGTCTTTAATGGAAAACTCAGCTTTGTCTTCACTGGAACCATTACTGCTAGGAAAAAGATCGCGGACTACAAATGTGCATTCCCAGGTTCCTCTGTGCCAAGTTTATGGTTGTAACAAGGACCTGAGCTCCTCAAAAGATTATCACAAAAGGCACAAAGTGTGTGATGAACACTCAAAATTTGCTAAGGTTATCGTTAATGGCATTGAGCAAAGGTTTTGTCAGCAATGTAGCAG GTTTCACTTGCTTGCAGAATTTGATGAAGGTAAACGCAGTTGTCGCAAACGCCTTGCAGGCCATAATGAGCGCAGAAGAAAGCCTCAATTTGATACACACTGGG ATTCAAGGTTATTGGATATGACTTCACAAAGGACAGCGCCATTTCTTTTCCCTGAAATACGTCTTGGCAGTTCCTTTTGTCAAGAAAGATTTGAAGACCATAGCAAGCACATCAAAATGGAAGAGAAGCCAATCTGCATCTCTCAATTAGCCATGGCAGTGACAAAGAAGCAGTCACCAAGTAAAAGCCTCCAGCATCATCATGGAACGAGAAAAGAAAATTCATCGAAGATTCATCTTGGAGCAACATTGTCGGTTGAAGAATTATCGTCTGGGCAAAACTCCGCTTGTGCTCTCTCTCTTCTGTCAGCCCACTCACAACACCATTTACACAACTTAGAAAATTATTGTGCTCACCTTAAAAGAGATCATAATCCTGAGGACTTTTGCGAATTAAGTGCTTCGAGAAGCTTTACATCAAATGAATTATATTCATGTGAAGTAATTGGAACAGATAGGATCGTCCAAGTTCTTGATGACAGTCAGGCTGTTTCAACTGATGATCTAAGAGAAAGACGTGTTCGAAGATCAAATTCTATGAATTCTAAGCATGACCTCTCTCCAGAAGATGGACCAACCGTGGATTTAGTTCAGTTGTCATCACACCTGCAAAGAGTGGAGCAGCTGAAAAATTCTGACCAAGCGAAGCAGGAGAATGATATCTTCCGTTGTTTTACGACCACATGA